CCAACTTTAGAACCGATACACCTGTACCTTGTTAAActttttagataattaaaattattagaccaAACCTCAGTATAATATTGTAATACCCtcgtatatattaataaataatattcacaAATTCTATAATTGGAAAACATCATTTCGAAACCACCATTTTCGACTCTACTGACTTTTGGGTTGTTACAGATTGACCAAACAATACCTAGGTAAGAATCCACCTAGAATTCATCTAAAATTCTCAATCTACTTTATGCAATTCATTTCCTTAGTTTCCTtaatccgtagaaatccctaacttatactaatatctctttcaagcATAAAAGCAATTTCCAAAACCACCAACTTTAGAACCGATACACCTGTACCTTGTTAAACTTTTcagataattaaaattattagaccaAACCTCAGTATAATATTGTAATACCCtcgtatatattaataaataatattcacaAATTCTATAATTGGAAAACATCATCTCGAAACCACCATTTTCGACTCTACTGACTTTTGGGTTGTTACAGATTGACCAAACAATACCTAGGTAAGAATCCACCTAGAATTCATCTAAAATTCTCAATCTACTTTATGCAATTCATTTCCTTAGTTTCCTtaatccgtagaaatccctaacttatactaatatctctttcaagcATAAAAGCAATTAACTctaggttaattaattgaaatttctttctaattaaaacccataTTATCACATCAATTCGCTCTATGGattccctattagatttgactctaatccggtaaaTTTATGTTGTCatatttctaagattgcatgcaactccattCGACTATGTAAGATCTAATCACAAGAAGGGGTCTATTTAACCTCAAACTCATGCACATCAAACATGTATTAAAACTCTAGAAATATTAACCCAAGAACAATTAAGAATTCATAATTGGAAACAAAGAGACTAAAGTTTTATTGCATAAGATAAAAACCAAATAATACAACCCATCCTAGGGTTTATCTCCCCtaagtatttagaaaattagtttataCATGCAAGAATAAACACCgaaaatacaatataaccattaaaagaaaagaaacacaCGATAACTTCATCGAAAATCAGCTTGGAATCTTGAATATTGATGGAGAACTGTTTAGAAATTAGCTTCAATGGTGTTCTTTTGGGTAATTTTCATGCTAAATTAAAATGGTTGCCATCTCCCCTTGTTATTTCCTTATATATGCGTTCTTAAAGTGTCAAAAACTTAAAACTCAGAAGTTCCTACTATCATCGTACACGATTCCCGAAAGTTACACACTTTGGACACACGCTCGTATGGCTCACACGATTGTGTGTCCTGATCGTGTGAAACTCTGTTGCCCGTGTGTAACTTCTAGACTGCTCCAATGTTTTGATTTTCACTCGTTTTTCGCTCATATTGCTCCAAAGTGCTctattaaacttcaaaacatgaatttaaagaacTTGGagtatataattcacaattaacaccACATAATCATCCACAAATGCACTAAGAATGAGGTTAAAATGTGTTACTTTTGAGACTTATCAACCAAACTGAAAACCAATTCGAAAAGAGGTATTTGGATGGTTTATGAAATGCAAATTCAAAAACCTCGATTACCCAAAACCgaatcgaatttttttttaatatataattagattttaatttttatgatataaaaataaatattttatattaaaaatagtgaaaataatttaaaatttattgagaaaatttttcttttttgaaatgtttatgcaaaaaatcatgaaattttatcaaataacatttaaaagttataaaacaaagctcattttatcaaaataagcttaaaaatataaaaaaatataaaaaccgaACTGAATTATGAGGAGCAGatcaaaaaattctaaaatctaaaaaaccgAAAAACTGCCTTCATAAAAGAAATAACCAAAACTGCAGTACTAATCAGCAAAAATGGTCATATAGCTAATATACTAATTTGGGCTTATGGATACAATGGAATTAGGGTTCTTGAACTTGAAACAATCTCATTTAACGTTGGGGTTAAGAAAGGTGATTGATGGTATGCGTGAGACTCACAATTCACGGCCTTGTCAGTTTGAGTTGACCCATACAATTTTCGTGATTGTTTTGGTGAAAGGTTGGATCATCATATTCACATCATAAAAGTTGCTTAACAATGTTGTTTGGTGGGTCGGACCGATTAAATTGAGAATCGGTCCAGGTATTAATTTGAAGAGGActttaaattgattgatttggAAATTGGTATGAATCGATTGAATTGGATGATTgaatcgattttttttaaaatttttaataattttttaatcgaaCCGATTCAAAATGTTTAACAACATAGAGAAGAAGTCGGAAAAAAATTCAGAAGTCAAAGATGAATCATAAAAGTTTTGAAGGTCTAagtataaatttctttttatattaatttataatctcttaaattttgaaaggtctacaaagaaaatttatcatttttttagtgCAAGCAAATTTGGAATAACATttctcaaatttatttaaaagtgaTGATGTTTGTATAAAGGAAGAATATTactttataaatttcatattgatTAATGCTCGTAATTAATGCACAAAAAGCGTCCCATGGAGatcaattgattaaatgaggCTCATTTAATCCACTTGAGCTAATCCGATTCGTGCAATATGTGGAGAAGTCCATCTACTTGAAACTTTAGTGGCCTAATGAAACATTAAGGAAAACTAGGGTTGCCATGGTAGATATAAAAACTTATCTCAGAATATGTGTAATATTagaagatttgattttgtaatcttagcgGATTGTGTCATTTCCTTAAGAATCTCAATTATAAATTGGCTTAATCTCGACCGTCGATATAAGGTAAACAATACCGTTGGATTttgggagctcaactataaatagaggtcttcCCTCTCATTTGTATTCATCCCATtgagttaaaagaaaattatatttgagagcatttactcaaatacATTGTCCTATTATACTTTACTTATTCTTGAGttaaacaatattatatttgaGAGCATTTAATCGAACATATTGTGTGCATTGCCTCTCCTGCCTTTTCAATTCTTTCGTTGCTCATTTGCTTTGAGTTGCTTTTGTTATATTTCggtgccttagagaatttttgTGAGGATTCTCATCTTTCTAGAGTTAACCTAGGcagatttgaaacaaaaaaatcgTCTTAAATTCTAGTCTCGTGTGCCGTGAACTTTGAAACAAAGAGAAGATGTTATTTAATGGTGAGAATTATGTCAACAatcaaaaaaggaaagaaaaaaaaaacccaacccATGATGTTTGCTAATTGTTGAGAATGAatcttaatttcattaaaatgaaagcaaaaaaAGAAGTAATCTCTGCTCCTCCTCAGCTTCCAACTAGTACTCCCATGCCATTAGAGCTGTTCATTgccaacaaataaaataaaaaaaacatagtaaaaagaagaagaaaaaaattaatatttcatcaaattaaattaatttaggttgaattaaattctaaatttaaaattttcgaatcattttagtttgtgtttggATCAATTTTTGGTTTGAGTTGTTTTGAGTTTAAAATTCGAGATTCTTGTTTTTAGTCATAacaatttcaaatcattttaagttaaaattaattttcttttttgtaataCTTAAATTAATCTCAAGCTAGAAGGAGAATATTGTCACCTTGTCTCGAGAGAGCCCACTCTTTATCATAACCAACAGCCCAAAAGAAATACCCAGCTAAGCCTTTAACCCTTGCAAACCAGACCTTCCACTTAATGGACTTAACATCATCGTACCCAATCCACGTGTCCCCAACGTAAGAGTAATACGACACCGTTGTCCTATCGTACTTCACCGTAGCATTATTCTCCTTGTTAAAATCCAATATAGCATAATAATCAAACAACCCCGGGTCATCTCCCGGCCCTACGCCGGTTGCCGGTGCTCCTATCCCATTAATATTCGGATCCTGGAGCTTCCATGTATGCCCATATGATGCCAGCCCCATAACCAGTTTTCCCGGCGGCACCCCAGCCCGAATCCAAGACCCGATTCCGTGGCTACTGCTAGCACTAGTATTGGGATCGAAAAGTGCTGAATGCATTCCAGTGAAGTTATCCCATTTCCCATGATAATCGAAGCACATTGGATTCATCCAATCTAAATATTTGGCCATAGCACGAGCCGGATACGATCGAGGCACGCCGTAAGTAGTGAACTCCGATGAGTAATATACGGCAGCAGTCAAAAGCAAACGTGGTTTCCAGCTGGTTTCGGCTTCGTTTTGAAGTGCTTCGCTCCATTCCTCGAACAACAAAGCGAGGTTGGCCATGTCGTCGACGGTTTCAGGAAACTCCCAGTCCAAGTCAATACCGTCGAACTGGTAATTCCGAGCTACTTCGATGGTTGAATTAATGAAAACCGCGCGCGTGCATTTGGTACTCGCCATTCCAGCGAACACATTCGGGTCGTTCCCACCGCCTCCTATGGAGAGTATGGTCTTGACGGGTGGGTTTTTGGCGCTTAACCCGGACATGAATTCGGGTAACTTTTGTTGGTCCAATGAGGTGACGTTAAGTTTGAAAAAGTTGGGTTCGGGTAAGAGAAAGGCGTAGTAAATATGGGTGAAAAATGAAGTGTCAATGGAGGAAACTGGAAAGGATTCAAACGATGGCCAATAAGCAGCTTTGATTCCTCGTGGAGATGGCGAAACTGCTGGCACAGGTGGGTAAGAAGTAGGGCCTGGAGCTGGAGTTGGCACGTAAGATACGGGTAGTGGTGGGAAAATTTCAGGGGCTGGCCCTGGTGAAAAATATGGTTCGGATTTTGTTACAGATATGCAAAACATAGCCAGAAACAAAACACATGTAGACTTGAGGCTAGCCATGATGTAGGATTTCAGGTAAGTAGAAATGAGGGTACTGTGGCAGGGATTTGAAGGATGCAACAACTATGGAAATATCGACATTCTAAGTGGCATTGCTGTTGGCTTTTCGAGGTTTGTGTTTTTAACTGTAAGGTAGAGGTTAAACTAGGTTCATTGGAGGAACAGATAAAGGAGAAACCAGACAAATTTATAAACGACAACAGTAGCCACAGTTGTGCCTGAATCGAAATCTATCAGATACACATAAAAGATAACGCCAGAACCAACACCAGAACGCCACAGTATATGTTTGTTCGTTTTCGATGCAAAGTCTTGTTGAGAAAGACAAAGAAGCTAATGAATTGCCTGTTTGATTCCAGTGGTATATGTTTTTGTACCGATATTGACTTCAGATGTTTGCATTTAGTGACAGAAGAATCGACTTTATGGTCAACttcaatgttttttaaattctacgggtctaattaaaaattattagaaattaaaaaaacttaaaaaaataaaaaataaaaatctaattcaatttttttggttcaattaatcttttatttggTTCAATCAATCCGTacaatttctaaattaattgATTCAAAATCTCTTTTCGAATCAATACCTTAACTAATTTTCGATCCAATCGATTTGATCTATcaacgtatatatatataaaaattactactATTGTTTCTTGTAGCCTAGAGAGGTAGGATATATACCTTCTCCTTCCCATTCATTATATTCCCAGGTTTCATTCCCATGAACCTTTGTTAGGATGGAGTGTTTTagagtatttttttaattgtaattacaAATATAATCTAAATAATACATTACAATATAGTGTTTACAAGTAGcaataatatatgaaaacttaaatttgaataat
The nucleotide sequence above comes from Gossypium raimondii isolate GPD5lz chromosome 13, ASM2569854v1, whole genome shotgun sequence. Encoded proteins:
- the LOC105771624 gene encoding class V chitinase CHIT5a, with product MASLKSTCVLFLAMFCISVTKSEPYFSPGPAPEIFPPLPVSYVPTPAPGPTSYPPVPAVSPSPRGIKAAYWPSFESFPVSSIDTSFFTHIYYAFLLPEPNFFKLNVTSLDQQKLPEFMSGLSAKNPPVKTILSIGGGGNDPNVFAGMASTKCTRAVFINSTIEVARNYQFDGIDLDWEFPETVDDMANLALLFEEWSEALQNEAETSWKPRLLLTAAVYYSSEFTTYGVPRSYPARAMAKYLDWMNPMCFDYHGKWDNFTGMHSALFDPNTSASSSHGIGSWIRAGVPPGKLVMGLASYGHTWKLQDPNINGIGAPATGVGPGDDPGLFDYYAILDFNKENNATVKYDRTTVSYYSYVGDTWIGYDDVKSIKWKVWFARVKGLAGYFFWAVGYDKEWALSRQALMAWEY